From a region of the Deltaproteobacteria bacterium genome:
- a CDS encoding thiamine pyrophosphate-binding protein — MPASGAQLVARMLKAENVKHIFTLSGLHVAPIYAACVEEGIHIIDTRHEQAAGHAADAYARLTRGVGVAVVTAGPGVTDALTAVANANAASVPMILLGGAAPIFNQSRGSLQEMEQVDLFHRITKWSDRVPTPDLVPSYFAKAFRVALSGRPGPVFLELAWDVLSNGAENDTLPTHYRSKAGVAPDPAWVAKAAKLLDGAERPAMIAGSSVWWDDAPEVLRRFAERTGVPVYLNGAGRGCLPNAHPHFFQHTRKDALSNADVVLVVGTPFDFRLNYGAEPTFSASSKIIQVDIDPTEIGRNRAVEVGLCADTRSALTALEAACAKKDRSAHLAALRESETKKLHRQREYEKSDQVPVHHFRLARDMSDVANASGDPMWIADGGNWVAIAAKVIELHKPGRWLDPGPLGCLGVGAPFALAAKSLYPDRKIWVIQGDGSFGLNGFDFETALRFKLPMIAVVGNDAAWGQIRLPQVQMFGEDKSPGTLLAPTRYDEIVKAMGGHGELVTDPKQIRPALERAVASNTVACVNVMLDPNAPAASGAQGYAV, encoded by the coding sequence ATGCCCGCAAGTGGCGCCCAGCTCGTGGCCCGGATGCTCAAGGCCGAAAACGTGAAGCACATCTTCACGCTCTCGGGTTTGCACGTGGCGCCCATCTACGCCGCGTGCGTGGAGGAGGGCATCCACATCATCGACACGCGCCACGAGCAGGCCGCAGGTCACGCCGCCGATGCGTACGCCCGACTGACGCGCGGCGTGGGCGTGGCCGTGGTCACCGCGGGCCCGGGCGTGACGGACGCGCTCACGGCCGTCGCGAACGCAAACGCGGCCAGCGTGCCCATGATCCTCCTCGGCGGCGCGGCGCCCATCTTCAACCAGTCGCGCGGCAGCTTGCAGGAGATGGAGCAGGTGGATCTGTTCCACCGGATCACCAAGTGGAGCGACCGCGTCCCCACGCCGGATCTGGTGCCCAGCTATTTTGCGAAGGCCTTCCGCGTGGCGCTCTCGGGTCGGCCCGGTCCGGTGTTCCTCGAGCTCGCCTGGGACGTGCTCTCCAACGGCGCCGAGAACGACACCCTGCCCACCCACTACCGCAGCAAGGCGGGCGTCGCGCCGGATCCGGCGTGGGTGGCCAAGGCAGCCAAGCTGCTGGATGGCGCCGAGCGCCCCGCGATGATCGCCGGCTCGAGCGTGTGGTGGGACGACGCGCCCGAGGTGCTGCGCCGCTTCGCCGAGCGCACCGGCGTGCCCGTGTACCTGAACGGCGCGGGCCGCGGCTGCTTGCCGAACGCGCACCCGCACTTCTTCCAGCACACGCGCAAGGACGCGCTCTCCAACGCCGACGTGGTGCTGGTGGTGGGCACGCCCTTCGACTTCCGCCTCAATTACGGCGCCGAGCCCACGTTCAGCGCGAGCAGCAAGATCATCCAGGTGGACATCGATCCCACGGAGATCGGCCGCAACCGCGCGGTCGAGGTCGGCCTCTGCGCGGATACCCGTAGCGCGCTCACCGCGCTGGAGGCCGCGTGCGCCAAGAAGGACCGCAGCGCGCACCTGGCCGCGCTTCGCGAGAGTGAAACAAAAAAGTTACATCGCCAGCGCGAGTACGAGAAGAGCGACCAGGTGCCGGTGCACCACTTCCGGCTCGCGCGCGACATGAGCGACGTGGCCAACGCGAGCGGCGATCCCATGTGGATCGCCGACGGCGGCAACTGGGTGGCCATCGCGGCCAAGGTCATCGAGCTGCACAAGCCCGGCCGCTGGCTGGATCCCGGGCCGCTGGGCTGTCTCGGCGTGGGCGCGCCGTTCGCGCTCGCGGCCAAGTCGCTCTATCCGGATCGCAAGATCTGGGTGATCCAGGGCGACGGCAGCTTCGGCCTCAACGGCTTCGACTTCGAGACCGCGCTGCGCTTCAAGCTCCCCATGATCGCGGTGGTGGGCAACGACGCCGCCTGGGGCCAGATCCGCCTCCCTCAAGTGCAGATGTTCGGCGAGGACAAGAGCCCCGGCACGCTGCTCGCGCCCACGCGCTACGACGAGATCGTGAAGGCCATGGGCGGCCACGGCGAGCTGGTCACGGATCCGAAGCAGATCCGGCCGGCGCTGGAGCGCGCGGTGGCCAGCAACACCGTGGCGTGTGTGAACGTGATGCTCGATCCCAACGCGCCCGCGGCGAGCGGCGCCCAAGGCTACGCGGTCTAG
- the prfB gene encoding peptide chain release factor 2 gives MFDIERKEARIASIEHDASQPDFWNEQQKAQAILKEKSQLESVLGDFKKASSTLDDAQVMFELADAEKDESARAEAEGQLKDAQTRIEKLEFQRMLSGPNDRANAIVDINAGAGGTESMDWAQMLLRMYARYAEKKGWKVEMTDATPGEEAGFKSVSFVVEGEYAFGFLKAENGVHRLVRISPFDAQARRQTSFTSVFVYPQVADDIEIDIQDKDVKREAIRASGAGGQKVNKTSSAIRLTHLPTGIQVHVQTERSQNANEKTAWTLLRSRLYEIEVKKREAEKAEVEAGKKDIGFGSQIRSYVLAPYQMVKDHRTGIESGNPSAVLDGDLDKFIEAQLLGVKNPNRPSE, from the coding sequence ATCTTTGACATCGAGCGCAAAGAAGCGCGCATCGCGTCCATCGAGCACGACGCCTCCCAGCCCGACTTCTGGAACGAGCAGCAGAAGGCGCAAGCCATTCTGAAGGAGAAGTCGCAGCTCGAGAGCGTGCTCGGCGACTTCAAGAAGGCCTCGTCCACCCTCGATGACGCGCAGGTGATGTTCGAGCTCGCCGACGCCGAGAAGGACGAGTCGGCGCGCGCCGAAGCCGAAGGCCAGCTCAAGGACGCGCAGACGCGCATCGAGAAGCTCGAGTTCCAGCGCATGCTCTCAGGGCCCAACGATCGGGCCAACGCCATCGTCGACATCAACGCCGGCGCGGGCGGCACCGAGAGCATGGACTGGGCGCAGATGCTGCTGCGCATGTACGCGCGCTACGCCGAGAAGAAGGGCTGGAAGGTCGAGATGACCGACGCCACGCCCGGTGAAGAAGCCGGCTTCAAGAGCGTGTCGTTCGTGGTCGAGGGCGAGTACGCGTTCGGCTTCTTGAAGGCGGAGAACGGCGTGCACCGGCTGGTGCGCATCTCGCCGTTCGACGCGCAGGCCCGCCGGCAGACGAGCTTCACCAGCGTGTTCGTCTACCCGCAGGTCGCCGACGACATCGAGATCGACATCCAGGACAAGGACGTGAAGCGCGAGGCCATTCGCGCGTCGGGTGCCGGCGGCCAGAAGGTGAACAAGACCTCGTCGGCGATTCGCCTCACCCACTTGCCCACCGGCATCCAGGTGCACGTGCAGACCGAGCGCAGCCAGAACGCGAACGAGAAGACCGCGTGGACGCTGCTCCGCTCGCGCCTCTACGAGATCGAGGTCAAGAAGCGCGAGGCCGAGAAGGCCGAGGTCGAGGCCGGCAAGAAGGACATCGGCTTCGGCTCGCAGATCCGCAGCTACGTGCTCGCACCATACCAAATGGTTAAGGATCACCGGACCGGCATCGAGAGCGGAAACCCCAGCGCGGTGCTCGACGGCGACCTCGACAAGTTCATCGAAGCGCAGCTCCTGGGCGTGAAGAACCCCAACCGGCCGAGCGAGTAA
- the lnt gene encoding apolipoprotein N-acyltransferase encodes MVAAEKKPSPAPSSALPTKRRWGLTLTFGLLGLSCVGLGIGDFFMKKAGPGAIVVLLGLALCAIGAFAFSRRYVPDKPLPRLPVTKYLAPILAGTLAGLAFPILFPVFGHTEQLASGITEILAWVGLIPLCWALDGLTPKRGFGLGMLAGMAFFNMTFWWVNVAMTTFGGIPNFLSIPVLQMLVGWCALHWALASWGAVLLQRRFGWPMWRALPPTWAAAELMRNYFMSGYPWANLGYATSRDLWFAQVAGVGGVYFIAFVLVLVNAVLFDAGSALIRKDRKLPVGGLALAAVLAIGGHVYGYFRIQAIDEALAGAPKAKIAVVQGNIDQKIKNKHQSYVGFILDQYAPQTKQADDEGADIIIWPEAAFPGYFRPGALSLTESRGGAALKLLEPLHANLMLGAQTANRQTNLSSNSAFWVRPDLTIAAQYDKHHLVPFGEYVLWDLDRYLPIGALVADVGFFKPGTELPVWDLPTQSGATVKAGMLICYDAIFPEITRDYARRDVNLLVNITNDAWYGWASAPFQFLRMVEMRAIESGRPIARAANTGISGFIDPAGRILAQTQLGLVTSDSDEVDEALHVPATHLTAEVPLLAKPPIYVWVGDSFAYACALFSVLGVAFALFVKRGASETRAGSPAAAP; translated from the coding sequence ATGGTCGCCGCCGAGAAGAAGCCTTCCCCCGCGCCGTCGAGCGCGCTGCCCACCAAGCGCCGCTGGGGCCTGACCCTCACCTTCGGGTTGCTCGGCCTGAGCTGCGTGGGCCTGGGCATCGGCGACTTCTTCATGAAGAAGGCCGGCCCCGGCGCGATCGTGGTGCTGCTGGGGCTCGCGCTCTGCGCCATTGGCGCCTTCGCATTCTCGCGTCGGTACGTGCCCGACAAGCCGCTCCCTCGCTTGCCGGTGACGAAGTACCTCGCGCCCATCCTCGCGGGCACGTTGGCGGGGCTCGCGTTTCCGATCCTGTTTCCCGTCTTCGGACACACGGAGCAGCTCGCCAGCGGCATCACCGAGATCCTCGCGTGGGTGGGCTTGATTCCGCTCTGCTGGGCGCTCGACGGGCTCACCCCGAAGCGCGGCTTTGGCCTGGGCATGCTCGCGGGCATGGCCTTCTTCAACATGACGTTCTGGTGGGTCAACGTGGCCATGACCACGTTCGGCGGCATCCCGAACTTCTTGAGCATCCCCGTGCTGCAGATGCTCGTGGGCTGGTGCGCGCTGCACTGGGCGCTCGCGAGCTGGGGCGCGGTCTTGCTGCAGCGGCGCTTCGGCTGGCCGATGTGGCGCGCTCTCCCGCCGACGTGGGCCGCCGCGGAGCTGATGCGCAACTACTTCATGAGCGGCTACCCGTGGGCGAACCTCGGGTACGCGACCTCGCGCGATCTCTGGTTCGCGCAGGTGGCGGGCGTGGGCGGCGTGTACTTCATCGCCTTCGTGCTGGTGCTGGTGAACGCGGTGCTCTTCGACGCCGGATCCGCGCTGATCCGAAAGGATCGCAAGCTGCCCGTGGGCGGGCTCGCGCTCGCGGCGGTGCTCGCCATCGGCGGGCACGTGTACGGCTACTTCCGGATCCAGGCGATCGACGAGGCACTGGCCGGCGCGCCCAAGGCCAAGATCGCCGTGGTGCAGGGCAATATCGATCAGAAGATCAAGAACAAGCACCAGAGCTACGTGGGCTTCATCCTCGACCAGTACGCGCCGCAGACCAAGCAAGCCGACGACGAGGGCGCGGACATCATCATCTGGCCCGAGGCCGCGTTCCCTGGCTACTTCCGGCCCGGCGCGCTGAGCCTCACCGAGAGCCGCGGCGGCGCGGCGCTCAAGCTCCTCGAGCCGCTGCACGCGAACTTAATGCTCGGCGCGCAGACCGCGAATCGGCAGACGAACTTGTCGTCGAACTCGGCGTTCTGGGTGCGGCCGGATCTCACCATCGCCGCGCAGTACGACAAGCACCACCTGGTGCCCTTTGGCGAGTACGTGCTCTGGGACCTCGATCGCTACCTGCCCATCGGCGCGCTGGTGGCCGACGTGGGCTTCTTCAAGCCGGGCACGGAGCTGCCCGTGTGGGACCTGCCGACGCAGAGCGGCGCGACCGTCAAGGCCGGCATGCTCATCTGCTACGACGCCATCTTCCCCGAGATCACCCGCGACTACGCCCGGCGCGACGTTAACCTTCTCGTGAACATCACCAACGACGCCTGGTACGGCTGGGCGAGCGCGCCCTTCCAGTTCCTGCGCATGGTGGAGATGCGCGCCATCGAGAGCGGGCGGCCCATCGCGCGCGCGGCGAACACCGGCATCTCCGGCTTCATCGATCCCGCGGGCCGAATCCTCGCGCAGACGCAGCTCGGCCTGGTGACGAGCGACTCGGATGAGGTCGACGAGGCGCTGCACGTGCCCGCGACGCACCTCACCGCCGAGGTGCCTCTGCTCGCGAAGCCGCCGATCTACGTCTGGGTGGGCGACTCGTTCGCGTACGCGTGCGCGCTCTTCAGCGTGCTCGGCGTGGCCTTCGCGCTCTTCGTGAAGCGCGGCGCGAGCGAGACTAGGGCGGGATCGCCAGCCGCAGCGCCGTGA
- a CDS encoding isochorismatase family protein, with the protein MHLHRLRRDDAQLLVVDIQEKLCAAMPPDGLARMIARTQALIEGAKVLGLPIRLTEQYPKGLGRTLPALTEKLFGVTPVEKVEFTACVPGITGELGNRRVVVVAGMETHICVYQTVRDLAERGFTPVLCADAVLSRNARDLEIGLELCKHAGALVTTVESALFDMLGKAGTPEFKAISAAVK; encoded by the coding sequence ATGCACCTGCACCGACTTCGTCGCGACGACGCCCAGCTCCTGGTCGTCGACATCCAGGAGAAGCTCTGCGCCGCCATGCCGCCCGATGGCCTGGCGCGAATGATCGCGCGCACCCAGGCGCTCATCGAGGGCGCCAAGGTGCTCGGGCTCCCAATCCGGCTCACGGAGCAGTATCCGAAGGGGCTCGGGCGCACGCTGCCCGCGCTCACGGAGAAGCTGTTCGGGGTGACGCCCGTGGAGAAGGTAGAGTTCACCGCGTGCGTGCCGGGCATCACCGGCGAGCTGGGGAACCGACGCGTGGTCGTCGTGGCCGGCATGGAGACGCACATCTGCGTGTACCAGACCGTGCGCGACCTGGCCGAGCGCGGCTTCACGCCCGTGCTCTGCGCCGACGCCGTGCTCTCGCGGAACGCGCGCGACCTCGAGATCGGCCTGGAGCTCTGCAAGCACGCGGGCGCGCTGGTGACCACCGTGGAGTCCGCGCTCTTCGACATGCTCGGCAAGGCAGGAACGCCTGAGTTCAAGGCCATCTCCGCCGCCGTGAAGTGA
- a CDS encoding class I SAM-dependent methyltransferase has translation MHDHHHHHHDHFGNPDDRAHYLAKLEGSDRAAWQKPDQVIRALKLRKSDVVAEVGAGPAYFAKRLAKKAAFVYAVEADPQMFPVLLERTAKLANLAPVFALQDAPRLAPASVDLILIVNTFHHLDGARSLRKLALALKPRGRIANIDFHPESELGPKHKISRDAFVAMAKHAKLKLVREHTFLREQYFVELAR, from the coding sequence ATGCACGACCACCATCACCACCACCACGATCACTTCGGCAACCCGGACGATCGCGCGCACTACCTCGCGAAGCTGGAAGGTTCGGATCGCGCCGCGTGGCAGAAGCCGGATCAGGTGATCCGCGCGCTGAAGCTGCGCAAGAGCGACGTCGTCGCCGAGGTGGGCGCGGGGCCGGCGTACTTCGCGAAGCGGCTCGCGAAGAAGGCGGCGTTTGTCTACGCGGTCGAGGCGGATCCGCAGATGTTCCCGGTGCTGCTCGAGCGGACCGCGAAGCTCGCGAACCTCGCGCCCGTGTTCGCGCTCCAGGACGCGCCGCGGCTCGCGCCCGCGAGCGTGGATCTCATCCTCATCGTGAACACCTTCCACCACCTCGACGGCGCGCGCTCGCTGCGCAAGCTGGCGCTCGCGCTCAAGCCGCGCGGGCGCATCGCCAACATCGACTTCCACCCCGAGTCCGAGCTCGGGCCGAAGCACAAGATCTCGCGCGACGCGTTCGTGGCCATGGCGAAGCACGCGAAGTTGAAGCTCGTGCGCGAGCACACGTTCTTGCGCGAGCAGTACTTCGTGGAGCTCGCGCGCTAA